Proteins encoded together in one Penicillium digitatum chromosome 1, complete sequence window:
- a CDS encoding Zinc finger, C6HC-type, with the protein MADPRAFSGCEMEGKKSAAPENIISDESDEEMPDKSQDHDVAETSEEETETRQQCVSCTEEYSPSDIVQTQCAHNYCCDCIVRLFENSLANEALFPPRCCRLPIHASTTVEDMIGIEMMKRYNERKTEMSDFERTYCSIPTCSHYIPPQNVRRGVGICEFCAARTCTDCKTQGHRGDCNYKNTIDHSSASDNKKATATNKATATNKATAKNKATAINKATAKNKATAKNKATAKNKATAKNKARDENYDLLSV; encoded by the exons ATGGCAGATCCAAGAGCATTCTCAGGTTGTGAGATGGAAGGGAAAAAGTCTGCAGCCCCTGAGAATATCATCTCGGACGAGAGCGATGAAGAGATGCCCGATAAAAGCCAGGATCATGATGTCGCTGAAACCAGCGAAGAAGAGACCGAGACTCGGCAACAGTGTGTATCTTGTACGGAAGAGTACTCACCGTCGGATATAGTTCAAACACAATGCGCTCACAACTATTGTTGCGATTGCATTGTTCGGCTCTTTGAAAACTCCCTTGCGAACGAAGCCTTGTTTCCTCCTCGATGTTGCCGCTTGCCGATTCATGCCTCTACCACCGTCGAGGATATGATAGGCATTGAGATGATGAAGAGATACAATGAACGGAAGACCGAAATGAGCGACTTTGAGAGGACTTACTGCTCAATTCCAACTTGCTCTCACTATATCCCGCCACAGAATGTCCGTCGTGGAGTGGGAATCTGCGAGTTCTGTGCGGCTCGAACATGCACTGATTGCAAAACACAGGGGCACAGAGGTGATTGCAACTACAAGAATACCATTGATCACAGCAGCGCTTCTGACAACAAGAAAGCCACGGCTACGAACAAGGCCACGGCTACGAACAAGGCCACGGCTAAGAACAAGGCCACGGCGATAAACAAGGCCACGGCTAAGAACAAGGCCACGGCTAAGAACAAGGCCACGGCTAAAAACAAGGCCACGGCTAAGAACAAGGCCAGGGATGAGAACTATGATTTGCTT AGCGTGTAG
- a CDS encoding Zinc finger, RING/FYVE/PHD-type produces the protein MDKDTPQDTNSPILGLLLEDVNKKIDKFEAQLLLKDMHQPASRLEDVAPDRGLALFMATALSLGREFEETPGHKKTKKFTKIIPTAIQRPVQTLKNIMRSIKVLVLADSQPEVCISYGEVCSEILKTECFSFYCKNCLIRMATKSMQDEFLFPPKCCHKPIEGSDMKKVIGSALAQEQKKRAAELSDPDRTYCSDLKCSRYISPTTKF, from the exons ATGGACAAAGATACTCCCCAAGATACGAACTCTCCAATTTTGGGGCTACTACTGGAAGACGTGAACAAAAAGATCGACAAGTTTGAAGCACAGCTACTACTAAAGGATATGCACCAACCAGCAAGCAGGCTTGAAGACGTGGCTCCTGATAGGGGGTTAGCACTTTTT ATGGCCACAGCTCTGTCGCTAGGAAGGGAATTCGAAGAGACACCGGGGcacaagaaaacaaaaaaattCACCAAAATTATCCCTACCGCTATTCAGAGGCCAGTACAAACTCTCAAGAACATCATGCGGTCCATCAAAGTCCTGGTTCTGGCCGACTCTCAGCCCGAGGTCTGCATCTCCTATGGAGAAGTCTGCAGCGAAATCCTCAAAACAGAGTGCTTCAGCTTTTATTGCAAGAACTGCTTAATCCGCATGGCCACGAAGTCTATGCAAGATGAGTTTTTGTTCCCTCCTAAATGCTGCCACAAGCCAATCGAAGGCTCGGACATGAAGAAAGTGATAGGATCTGCATTGGCGCAAGAGCAAAAGAAGAGGGCAGCCGAGCTCAGCGATCCAGACCGAACGTACTGTTCAGATCTAAAATGCTCCCGATATATCTCGCCAACGACAAAATTTTGA
- a CDS encoding CWC16 protein, producing the protein MQGFNMGRYVPPDQEGLTTGNKLAGKHALGARARHLHTTGALIVRFEMPFAVWCTTCKPHPIIIGQGVRFNAEKKKIGNYYSTPIYSFRMKHTVCGGTIEIKTDPQNTAYVVTEGGRKRDTGEDKELQPGEIAIKPYAREMDPAEKDPFSKIEGKVQDNLRAKTEAVRILELQERQNRDWEDPYEKSMRLRRTFRQERKGLEKARAKSEALKDKMSLGIELLDETEEDRQMARMVEFGGDLGAAGSHAARVTRLRPMFEQREEKPIGKTGLGETKSRSSRRSRKDDLVETRKASLRRELAGNTRAVIDPFLVDAGNKNAWPPSIKKRKIVASSTSSLRRDSNGTEVDSSAVAPTPALVSYASDSE; encoded by the exons ATGCAGGGCTTCA ACATGGGACG CTATGTCCCCCCAGACCAAGAAGGCCTGACAACGGGCAATAAACTCGCCGGAAAGCACGCACTCGGCGCGCGCGCGCGCCACCTACACACAACAGGCGCACTAATCGTGCGCTTTGAGATGCCCTTCGCAGTATGGTGCACAACCTGCAAGCCGCACCCAATAATCATCGGACAGGGCGTGCGCTTCAACgcagagaagaaaaaaatagGCAACTACTACTCAACGCCGATATACAGCTTCCGCATGAAACACACCGTCTGCGGCGGCACAATCGAGATCAAGACCGATCCCCAGAATACCGCGTATGTCGTTACCGAGGGTGGACGGAAACGCGATACTGGTGAGGACAAGGAACTGCAGCCCGGGGAAATTGCTATCAAGCCCTATGCGCGAGAGATGGATCCTGCGGAGAAGGATCCGTTTTCGAAGATTGAGGGGAAGGTCCAGGATAATCTTCGGGCGAAGACGGAGGCGGTTCGCATTCTTGAGCTGCAGGAACGGCAGAACCGGGATTGGGAGGATCCGTATGAGAAGTCTATGCGGTTGCGGAGGACGTTTCGGCAGGAGAGGAAGGGGCTTGAGAAGGCTCGAGCTAAAAGCGAGGCCCTCAAGGACAAAATGAGTCTTGGGATTGAGCTTTTGGATGAGACGGAGGAGGATCGGCAGATGGCGAGGATGGTGGAGTTTGGGGGGGACCTGGGTGCTGCTGGCTCGCATGCTGCCCGCGTGACTCGTCTTCGGCCTATGTTTGAGCAGCGGGAGGAAAAGCCTATAGGAAAGACGGGGCTTGGAGAGACAAAGTCTCGTTCTTCGAGGCGGTCTAGGAAGGATGATCTGGTTGAGACACGGAAAGCTTCTCTCCGTCGTGAGCTGGCTGGAAATACCCGTGCCGTTATTGATCCGTTCTTGGTAGATGCCGGTAATAAAAACGCATGGCCACCTAGCatcaagaagaggaaaatcGTCGCCTCTTCGACTTCGTCACTCCGCAGAGATTCTAATGGCACAGAAGTCGATTCTTCTGCCGTGGCACCAACACCAGCGCTGGTCAGCTACGCTTCCGATTCGGAGTGA
- a CDS encoding M protein repeat protein produces MSSNDEPVVAPAPVEVDENEPPATPIESSVVSGGEELVMASPEVSKESPAVSPSKVSPGAPGTVKRPLSGTTTTKRPDSSSASHSMTGTTRTTTSTLNKPPTRPSTTTGTRKPLSTSTVSSHRSHMSVSSSADEKPRSVASSGDERRGISSTAKRMSMAGTTSTRAPLKSTSSSSDRRSSVAGITAERKPATTTARTATTTSKPVSRLTSSTTSASRTATTRPTSTTGTVRSATTTEAKKRLSTTSGSISRVGESEKLQALQAKLTESEETVASLKTELETVNEKLGQLSVSVEGPLGDAGDTEAIRADHTAEIEKLASAHAEELQALQARLDEAESQRKELEESSQKQLEEARQSAAAQGDDTTVSLLDELKSAHRTQLEALEKELAEYKSAATHFEEQISVLKKELEFQKLALEEEKALELENFKRELQGREQVMDNLNTEIVKLNALKEQEVRAAEESAQESVSGLQEQVASLEAKLAAAESASQGPEQNTLIAEKDQEITDLKRALEKIQAELQEARETAATELSSKVEELETAHKIAIASLKAEHETAITDISASHAEKLTAAMAESESSGAEHTAQLQELRNALEASEATAQKGQEDAVAELKITHEAELKLLQEKLEASENALSESRRALDEGNASAQDLAIQEIDALRQKCESLESQLTTGTGKINALLEEMQSKQAEADAIHRTLRDVEDHSRQEGAQKDKKMKALEEKAAEAVFLLEQHTLQAAGVSEKHAQALEELKAEYAARLASELERTKEASSSHDSALSDLRTKHEELLAANKELESTHATHVQSLEAELKAVLESHAREIATHNEGREKESTELQNQFQETQAKLQAELSALQSSSKVEAELHEQQIAELQKAFEETKAKLQAEIEAVQTSKAADVDAKHSKAIADLQQGFEETKTKLQAEIEAVQASKAAEIDAEHGKAIEQLLTMHEAKLSGLKEELEASNKKKIHDLQKAHDTALANVNEQLSQAKAAAQDTSALDDLKATIADLQAELADSEKAHLAVQETSREIERHFSAELTKIQADHAALGEKYQAAVAQVGELEKLVKDSDSQKSHLESIMKQLSESRDQLLKVKADNAAIFDSLVDCKNQNKTLSEMLEAGERDLNDQIDKNMGLLNQLGDLDSNISTSRRRVRELEAELAVLRADSVRMLKMGVQPKRKMASIQGQLKHIRTANHDWYSEHHRLIGELAKLSRQGSPDSLNPSTTSNLEVPSAPEPEPTRTRAATVSFFSRR; encoded by the exons ATGTCCTCAAACGACGAACCGGTCGTTGCCCCTGCTCCTGTTGAGGTTGATGAAAATGAGCCTCCAGCTACCCCGATAGAGTCGAGCGTTGTCTCCGGAGGCGAAGAGTTGGTTATGGCTAGCCCCGAGGTATCCAAGGAAAGCCCCGCGGTCTCTCCGTCCAAGGTCAGCCCTGGTGCACCTGGCACCGTGAAGCGTCCTCTATCGGGAACAACTACCACCAAACGACCCGACTCGTCTTCTGCATCTCATTCCATGACCGGTACCACCCGGACGACCACCAGCACGCTGAACAAACCTCCTACTCGTCCCTCGACTACGACAGGCACTCGGAAGCCGTTGAGTACCTCGACTGTCTCGTCCCACCGGTCTCACATGTCCGTCAGCAGCTCAGCAGATGAGAAGCCTCGGTCTGTGGCGAGCTCGGGAGATGAAAGGCGGGGAATTTCTAGTACTGCAAAGCGCATGTCCATGGCCGGCACCACCTCCACCCGCGCTCCTCTCAAATCTACCTCATCTTCCAGCGATCGTAGATCAAGTGTTGCTGGTATCACTGCCGAGAGGAAGCCTGCGACCACAACGGCGCGCACGGCGACCACGACGAGCAAGCCTGTGAGCCGGTTGACTTCATCGACGACATCTGCAAGCCGAACTGCCACTACTCGGCCAACTTCAACTACAGGCACCGTCAGATCTGCTACTACAACTGAGGCTAAGAAGCGATTGAGTACAACTTCTGGCTCAATTTCCCGAGTTGGTGAATCCGAGAAGCTGCAGGCTCTTCAGGCCAAGCTCACAGAGAGCGAGGAGACCGTCGCTAGTCTGAAGACTGAACTGGAGACCGTCAATGAGAAACTCGGCCAGCTTTCGGTCTCGGTCGAAGGGCCTTTGGGGGATGCTGGTGACACCGAGGCTATTCGCGCGGATCACACAGCAGAGATTGAGAAGTTGGCATCAGCTCATGCCGAGGAGCTCCAGGCCCTGCAAGCACGACTAGACGAGGCTGAGTCCCAACGGAAAGAGCTGGAGGAGAGCTCGCAAAAGCAGCTGGAGGAAGCTCGACAATCCGCTGCTGCGCAAGGGGATGACACGACAGTTTCCCTTCTTGACGAGCTCAAGTCGGCACATCGGACTCAGCTTGAGGCCCTTGAAAAAGAGCTGGCAGAGTACAAGTCTGCAGCTACACACTTTGAGGAGCAGATCAGTGTTCTGAAGAAGGAACTCGAGTTCCAGAAGCTTGCCctggaggaagagaaagctCTGGAGCTCGAAAACTTTAAGCGAGAACTCCAGGGCCGGGAGCAGGTCATGGACAACCTTAACACGGAGATTGTTAAACTGAATGCGCTCAAGGAGCAGGAGGTCCGTGCTGCGGAAGAGTCAGCTCAGGAGAGTGTCTCTGGTCTTCAAGAACAAGTAGCCTCCCTCGAGGCGAAGCTTGCTGCGGCCGAGTCGGCTAGCCAGGGACCCGAGCAGAACACCTTGATTGCCGAGAAGGATCAAGAAATCACCGATCTTAAGCGGGCCCTTGAGAAGATTCAAGCTGAACTACAGGAGGCACGTGAAACCGCGGCCACTGAATTGTCCTCTAAAGTCGAAGAGTTGGAGACTGCCCATAAGATTGCTATCGCAAGTCTCAAGGCCGAGCATGAAACTGCTATCACTGATATTTCGGCTTCCCACGCGGAGAAGCTCACTGCAGCTATGGCAGAATCGGAATCGAGTGGAGCAGAACACACCGCGCAACTCCAGGAACTCCGTAATGCCCTCGAGGCGTCTGAGGCCACTGCCCAGAAGGGACAAGAAGATGCCGTCGCCGAGCTTAAGATCACGCATGAAGCAGAGCTCAAACTGCTGCAAGAAAAGCTGGAGGCTTCCGAGAATGCTCTCAGCGAGTCCCGTCGTGCACTGGATGAGGGTAACGCCTCTGCACAAGACCTTGCCATCCAGGAGATTGACGCTCTGCGACAAAAGTGCGAGTCGTTAGAATCACAGCTGACCACTGGCACTGGGAAAATCAATGCGCTGCTCGAAGAGATGCAGAGCAAGCAAGCTGAAGCCGATGCTATCCACCGCACTCTACGTGATGTCGAAGATCACTCCAGGCAAGAGGGCGCACAGAAGGATAAAAAGATGAAGGCTCTGGAGGAGAAGGCAGCGGAGGCTGTATTCCTTCTCGAGCAACATACCTTGCAGGCTGCTGGTGTGTCTGAAAAGCACGCACAAGCTCTGGAAGAGTTGAAGGCTGAGTATGCTGCCCGGCTTGCATCCGAATTGGAGCGGACCAAGGAAGCATCGAGCTCTCATGACAGCGCCCTAAGTGATCTGCGGACGAAGCACGAGGAGTTGCTTGCCGCAAACAAGGAATTGGAGTCTACTCACGCCACGCATGTTCAGTCACTTGAGGCTGAGTTGAAGGCGGTGCTCGAAAGCCATGCTCGTGAGATTGCTACCCATAACGAGGGTCGCGAAAAGGAGAGCACCGAACTCCAGAATCAATTCCAAGAGACTCAGGCGAAGTTGCAAGCCGAGCTTTCTGCTTTGCAGAGTTCTAGCAAAGTTGAAGCTGAACTTCACGAGCAGCAAATTGCCGAACTGCAAAAGGCCTTTGAAGAGACCAAAGCGAAGTTGCAGGCTGAGATTGAGGCCGTTCAAACCTCCAAAGCTGCTGACGTCGATGCCAAGCACAGCAAGGCAATCGCTGACCTGCAGCAAGGATTTGAAGAGACTAAAACTAAGCTGCAGGCCGAGATTGAGGCTGTTCAAGCCTCCAAGGCTGCTGAGATCGATGCCGAGCATGGAAAGGCAATTGAGCAGCTTCTTACTATGCACGAGGCTAAACTGTCTGGCCTCAAGGAGGAGCTCGAAGCTtccaacaagaagaagattcACGATCTCCAGAAGGCCCACGATACAGCTCTAGCCAATGTCAACGAgcagttgtctcaggccAAGGCTGCCGCCCAAGACACCTCCGCTCTGGATGACTTGAAGGCCACAATCGCTGATTTACAAGCCGAGCTTGCTGACTCTGAGAAGGCCCACCTTGCGGTCCAGGAAACTTCTAGGGAAATCGAGCGTCATTTCTCAGCTGAGCTCACCAAGATCCAGGCTGATCATGCTGCGCTTGGAGAGAAGTACCAAGCCGCCGTTGCCCAGGTGGGTGAACTCGAGAAACTTGTCAAGGACTCGGATAGCCAGAAGTCGCACCTCGAGTCGATTATGAAGCAGCTCTCTGAATCCCGCGACCAACTTCTTAAGGTCAAGGCTGACAACGCCGCCATCTTCGACTCGCTTGTTGATTGCAAGAACCAAAACAAGACCTTGTCCGAGATGCTTGAAGCTGGCGAACGTGACCTGAATGATCAAATCGACAAGAACATGGGTCTACTCAACCAGCTTGGCGATCTTGATTCCAACATCTCCACCAGCCGGCGACGGGTTCGCGAACTCGAAGCCGAGCTCGCGGTTCTCAGGGCCGACAGTG TGAGAATGCTGAAGATGGGGGTCCAGCCAAAACGGAAG ATGGCAAGCATCCAAGGACAGCTTAAGCACATCCGAACAGCAAATCATGATTGGTACAGCGAGCATCACAG ACTTATTGGCGAACTTGCCAAACTCTCTCGGCAAGGATCCCCCGACTCTCTCAACCCCTCGACCACATCCAATTTAGAAGTCCCATCAGCCCCCGAGCCCGAACCTACTCGCACCCGTGCAGCAACGGTCTCATTTTTCAGTAGACGCTGA
- a CDS encoding Serine/threonine-protein phosphatase 2A activator 1, which yields MANPVIRVLSTLDSTPHAFIEPRKKIHETQDVSTFLTSKAYTEIMTWVLQLNRSMFPLKLADDTIQTWSLNSDAIQYSAPVRQLQRLLSKLEDIIQEVPPDTGPRRFGNISFRRWSEVVESRASDLLKECLPADLLDRGSSTEGATAETELKSYFLGSWGSGQRLDYGTGHELSFLAFLGGLWKLNGFPKAGPGVEERAIVIGVIHPYLELTRLLIKTYNLEPAGSHGVWGLDDHSFAPYVFGSAQLSPAINDTDLTPEEGSLPNAPDPGGIANAKIVERERQSNLYFSAIGFIYDVKRGPFWEHSPMLFDISGIRAGWGKINKGMIKMYNAEVLSKFPVVQHFPFGSLFSWDRDPNAPLSPSTVHATSGPQARPVAPDSGHPSVAASRPMSGAGTQAVPPVASTAAPWAGVRREGVPNSMPRGATRVPSALPTTSGMPPGSMAPTRAPWSARSGPSPSQTGNTDVHTKAPWAK from the exons ATGGCTAACCCGGTTATTCGTGTATTGTCTACTTTAGACTCTACACCGCACGCCTTTATCGAACCGAGGAAAAAGATCCACGAGACACAAGATGTATCGACTTTCCTGACATCCAAAGCCTATACTGAGATCATGACGTGGGTGCTACAACTCAACCGATCTATGTTTCCACTCAAGCTGGCCGATGACACTATACAAACTTGGAGTCTCAACAGTGATGCGATACAATACTCCGCTCCCGTCCGACAATTACAGCGACTTCTCTCGAAACTCGAAGATATCATACAGGAGGTTCCACCGGATACCGGTCCACGGAGATTTGGAAATATAAGCTTTCGGAGATGGTCTGAGGTAGTTGAAAGTCGCGCATCTGACCTGCTGAAGGAATGCCTACCAGCCGACCTCTTGGATCGGGGATCATCAACTGAGGGCGCAACGGCGGAGACGGAGTTGAAATCATACTTCCTGGGCAGCTGGGGAAGTGGCCAGCGATTGGACTATGGTACTGGTCATGAGCTGAGCTTCCTGGCTTTTCTGGGTGGATTATGGAAGCTGAATGGATTTCCCAAAGCTGGCCCAGGCGTGGAAGAACGAGCCATTGTCATCGGAGTGATCCACCC ATACCTGGAGCTAACCAGACTGCTCATCAAGACATACAACCTTGAGCCTGCTGGCTCTCACGGCGTATGGGGCCTCGATGATCATTCCTTCGCCCCCTATGTCTTTGGATCTGCACAATTATCGCCTGCAATCAATGACACTGACCTAACTCCTGAAGAAGGCTCACTGCCGAATGCACCCGACCCGGGAGGGATCGCCAATGCAAAAATTGTCGAAAGGGAACGCCAAAGTAATCTCTATTTCTCCGCTATAGGGTTCATTTATGACGTGAAGAGAGGCCCGTTCTGGGAGCATAGCCCCATGTTGTTCGACATCTCCGGCATTCGAGCTGGCTGGGGCAAGATCAATAAG GGAATGATCAAGATGTACAACGCGGAGGTACTCTCAAAATTCCCCGTGGTACAGCACTTCCCTTTCGGATCCCTGTTCAGCTGGGATCGTGATCCAAATGCGCCTTTGTCCCCTTCCACGGTTCATGCCACATCTGGTCCTCAGGCACGCCCTGTTGCGCCAGATTCTGGCCACCCTTCTGTTGCCGCTTCCCGTCCTATGTCCGGGGCAGGCACGCAGGCTGTTCCCCCGGTGGCCTCGACGGCAGCCCCATGGGCTGGGGTAAGAAGAGAGGGGGTCCCAAATTCGATGCCTCGTGGTGCGACCAGAGTTCCCTCTGCTCTTCCAACCACTTCAGGGATGCCTCCAGGCTCCATGGCACCGACCAGAGCACCTTGGTCTGCTCGGTCTGGGCCTTCGCCTTCGCAGACTGGAAATACGGATGTGCATACCAAGGCTCCCTGGGCAAAATGA
- a CDS encoding Plasma membrane zinc ion transporter, putative, with protein MNCPSRTDDTLLHDGWNQSPNFLSPDLTTRQDLNGIANTRENKGDDSGPGTLGGSSNWKGIPPLEEKEAGNHLGPGCETSLTMSERLAPPNTNRGIGHKVLDPSRNVFLPYQSIKDWALWLVSVLLVSAVISFDSLKRDFRSKQPLMLEAPAIQQYTLPVKRSSCAQGGTRGAYDLPLHVAALFIILATSSIACAFPILATRFPRMHIPPAFLFFVTHFGTGVLIATAFVHLLPTAFTSLGDPCLSDFWTNDYPAMPGAIAMGGIFLVTVIEMAFSPAQSICRGENQVPAEKPASCTADVMTTPIPTLDVHGYPDQARVPSSHSVGMDGRSHLRDKGPLFGRSASISRAINRMSEGTEDILRIASASDVRTHHEKKNGAIQTDVEHHDDTFALTPGQKQKKETMQVYLLEMGILFHSVFIGMSLSVSVGSEFVILLIAIVFHQTFEGLALGSRIASLPWSEKQLQPWIMSLAYGCTTPIGQAIGLATHTLYSPDSEVGLLVVGVMNAISAGLLIFASLVELMSEDFLSDESWRILRGKRRVFACILVFLGAFCMSIVGAWA; from the exons ATGAATTGCCCATCTCGGACTGATGACACATTACTGCACGATGGGTGGAATCAGAGCCCGAACTTCCTTTCTCCGGACCTGACTACCCGCCAAGACCTCAATGGCATCGCAAACACCCGGGAGAACAAAGGCGACGATTCTGGCCCAGGCACTCTGGGGGGAAGCTCTAATTGGAAGGGCATTCCTCCGCTAGAGGAAAAGGAGGCAGGGAATCACCTTGGCCCGGGGTGCGAGACGTCCCTGACAATGTCAG AACGTCTCGCTCCCCCAAATACTAACCGTGGAATTGGTCACAAAGTACTTGATCCAAGTCGTAATGTTTTCCTACCATATCAGAGCATCAAGGACTGGGCGTTGTGGCTCGTCTCCGTGCTCCTTGTCTCGGCAGTCATATCCTTCGACAGTCTGAAGCGGGATTTCAGATCTAAACAACCTCTCATGCTGGAAGCACCTGCTATTCAGCAGTACACATTGCCAGTCAAACGATCAAGTTGTGCTCAAGGAGGTACCCGTGGTGCCTACGACCTGCCTCTGCACGTTGCAGCCCTCTTCATCATCTTGGCCACTTCCAGCATTGCATGCGCATTCCCCATCCTTGCCACTAGATTCCCAAGAATGCATATCCCGCCCGCGTTCCTTTTTTTCGTCACCCATTTTGGAACTGGTGTCCTCATCGCCACAGCATTTGTGCATCTCCTTCCAACGGCGTTTACTTCGCTAGGAGACCCATGTCTATCTGATTTCTGGACAAACGACTACCCAGCCATGCCGGGTGCTATTGCCATGGGTGGTATATTTCTCGTTACGGTCATCGAAATGGCATTCAGTCCAGCCCAGAGTATCTGCCGTGGAGAAAACCAGGTCCCAGCGGAAAAGCCAGCTTCCTGCACTGCGGATGTGATGACAACTCCAATTCCAACCCTTGATGTCCATGGATATCCCGACCAGGCTAGAGTGCCGAGCTCACATTCCGTTGGGATGGATGGCCGATCTCATTTGCGAGACAAGGGTCCGCTATTTGGAAGGTCCGCGAGTATCAGCCGAGCCATCAATCGTATGAGCGAAGGAACTGAAGATATACTTCGAATTGCATCTGCATCTGATGTCAGAACTCATCACGAGAAGAAAAACGGAGCTATTCAGACAGACGTGGAGCATCATGACGATACATTCGCCTTAACCCCTGggcagaagcagaagaaaGAGACCATGCAGGTCTACCTTCTTGAAATGGGTATTCTTTTCCATAGCGTTTTTATCGGCATGTCACTCAGTGTATCTGTTGGCAGTGAATTTGTAATTCTCCTGATTGCCATTGTCTTCCATC AAACATTTGAAGGTCTGGCTCTTGGGTCCCGTATTGCCTCACTTCCCTGGTCAGAAAAGCAACTCCAGCCTTGGATCATGTCCCTTGCGTACGGATGCAC AACACCAATTGGGCAGGCTATTGGCCTCGCAACCCATACACTCTACAGCCCCGACTCGGAGGTTGGTCTGCTCGTTGTCGGCGTCATGAATGCCATATCAGCTGGACTATTGATTTTTGCCTCGCTCGTGGAGTTAATGTCGGAAGACTTTCTCAGTGATGAGAGCTGGCGCATTCTTCGTGGGAAGAGAAGGGTTTTTGCCTGCATCCTGGTGTTTCTAGGTGCTTTCTGCATGAGCATCGTCGGCGCCTGGGCCTAA
- a CDS encoding DNA-repair protein, UmuC-like, N-terminal — protein sequence MPPVTNGQFSFNVDTFYVTASGGQIHRRAAPAEIKALYDTATTDKSTPDHPGHWYEAQLLHYGLPPSKVKATAKMRLLKALQDGALTVPKESLQIEKNLKKEWKKQGSEEQPQVNIKITTTKYVTTKTITTSKTVVSKNIESKTTALKAAAKPVATKAAAKATAVKTAATKAVMPKTAFHKKNTAPKTVVPKATAVKPVATKAAIKAADKPAAVKPATPKFAPVKRKRVLNDEEKPNQSQTAKRRVHGKKTQDNRKDSEPSGWPEQPEYDDVPPSYEYACGINGEQPYDALDDPMDIDYASASGAFDPPSPPRTLKCTLGLLNGTYKVHSFDIEDNWPHAMPSDGITLSLRLNGKEIWGTYEFGMFEGVLWMPERPMKPSFDKVPFKWRGRETGEGEMSFADDQEGWIEFLGDGDIIGMISCCGDLHFRGQRIDNCVRTASDLRDEWDGYNEEEYGRESRARWGGW from the exons ATGCCGCCTGTCACCAACGGTCAATTCTCCTTCAATGTCGACACATTCTATGTCACCGCATCTGGAGGACAGATCCACCGTCGTGCTGCGCCGGCTGAGATAAAGGCCCTATATGATACCGCGACTACCGACAAGAGCACACCAGACCACCCAGGTCATTGGTATGAAGCACAGCTCCTTCATTATGGCCTGCCACCGTCGAAGGTCAAGGCGACTGCTAAGATGAGGCTCCTGAAAGCCCTGCAAGACGGGGCATTGACTGTCCCCAAGGAAAGCCTACAAATCGAAAAGAATCTGAAGAAAGAATGGAAGAAACAGGGTTCGGAGGAGCAGCCACAAGTCAATATCAAAATCACAACGACGAAATATGTTACCACCAAGACAATTACAACATCTAAGACTGTTGTATCCAAAAACATTGAGAGCAAGACTACTGCACTCAAAGCCGCAGCCAAACCTGTGGCGACAAAGGCTGCTGCCAAAGCCACAGCTGTGAAAACTGCGGCCACTAAAGCTGTTATGCCCAAAACCGCTTTCCATAAGAAGAATACCGCCCCTAAGACCGTTGTGCCCAAAGCCACTGCAGTAAAACCGGTTGCGACCAAGGCTGCGATTAAGGCTGCTGATAAACCCGCTGCTGTCAAGCCTGCTACACCTAAATTTGCCCCAGTCAAGAGAAAAAGGGTGTTGAATGATGAGGAGAAACCCAATCAATCACAGACCGCCAAACGTCGCGTGCATGGCAAAAAGACACAAGACAACAGGAAGGATTCCGAGCCGAGTGGATGGCCTGAGCAGCCTGAGTATGATGATGTGCCTCCATCGTATGAATACGCCTGCGGAATA AACGGAGAACAACCTTACGATGCTCTAGATGACCCGATGGACATTGACTATGCGAGCGCGTCCGGGGCATTTGACCCACCATCTCCACCCCGAACCCTGAAATGCACCCTGGGCCTACTCAATGGGACGTACAAAGTCCATTCCTTCGATATTGAAGACAACTGGCCGCACGCTATGCCGTCTGACGGAATTACCTTATCCTTGCGCCTCAATGGAAAGGAGATCTGGGGGACATACGAGTTCGGAATGTTTGAGGGTGTACTGTGGATGCCAGAACGACCTATGAAACCCTCCTTTGACAAAGTTCCGTTTAAGTGGCGTGGGAGAGAGACCGGTGAGGGTGAAATGAGCTTTGCAGATGACCAGGAAGGTTGGATTGAGTTTTTGGGTGATGGTGATATTATTGGAATGATAAGCTGCTGCGGAGATTTGCATTTCCGAGGGCAACGGATCGATAATTGTGTCCGAACAGCCAGTGATCTGCGTGATGAATGGGATGGCTACAATGAAGAAGAATATGGGCGTGAGAGCAGAGCCCGGTGGGGTGGGTGGTAA